In Excalfactoria chinensis isolate bCotChi1 chromosome 5, bCotChi1.hap2, whole genome shotgun sequence, a single genomic region encodes these proteins:
- the P2RX3 gene encoding P2X purinoceptor 3 isoform X1, whose protein sequence is MPPPRPQSSCLADFFSYETTKSVVVKSWVVGVVNRVVQLLILSYFIGWVFLHEKAYQVRDTVIESSVVTKVKGIGKYGNRVLDTADYVTPPQGTSVFVVVTKQILTENQEQGVCPESEATYRCASNRDCQGKGRTTGSGVLTGRCIPYNVTLRTCEIRGWCPPEVDTVDVPVMLEAENFTLFIKNSVRFPLFGFEKANLPPQVSAGELQRCRFHPEQQPLCPILRLGDVARFAGQDFASLAATGGVLGIKIGWVCDLDRAWELCLPRYSFTRLDSVTQHSPGSPGYNFRHARYYRGHNGTELRTLTKAFGIRFDVLVYGNAGKFGIVPTLINTVAAFTSIGVGTVLCDIILLNFLKGAEHYKARKFEEVPEASVPPASSSPSGCAPGALGDQSREKQSTDSGTFSLGL, encoded by the exons ATGCCCCCCCCGCGCCCCCAGTCCAGCTGCCTGGCTGATTTCTTCTCCTACGAGACCACCAAGTCGGTGGTGGTGAAGAGCTGGGTGGTGGGCGTCGTCAACCGGGTCGTGCAGCTCCTCATCCTCTCCTACTTCATCGG CTGGGTGTTCCTGCATGAGAAGGCCTACCAGGTGCGGGACACTGTCATCGAGTCCTCGGTGGTGACCAAAGTGAAGGGCATCGGGAAGTATGGCAACCGCGTCCTGGACACAGCTGACTACGTCACCCCCCCACAG GGCACCTCGGTGTTCGTGGTGGTCACCAAGCAGATCCTGACGGAGAATCAAGAGCAGGGCGTCTGCCCAGAG AGTGAAGCCACATACCGGTGTGCGTCCAACCGTGACTGTCAGGGGAAGGGCCGCACCACAGGCAGTG GGGTGCTGACAGGACGCTGCATCCCCTACAATGTGACCCTGCGCACCTGTGAGATCCGGGGCTGGTGCCCACCCGAGGTGGACACTGTCGATGT ccctgtgaTGCTGGAGGCCGAAAACTTCACCCTCTTCATCAAGAACAGCGTCCGCTTCCCACTGTTTGGCTTCGAGAA ggcCAACCTGCCCCCCCAGGTCAGCGCAGGAGAGCTGCAGCGCTGCCGCTTCCATCCCGAGCAGCAGCCGCTGTGCCCCATCCTGCGGCTGGGTGATGTGGCACGCTTCGCCGGGCAGGACTTTGCCTCGCTGGCTGCCACC GGCGGGGTGCTGGGCATCAAGATCGGCTGGGTGTGCGACCTGGACCGCGCCTGGGAGCTGTGCCTGCCCCGCTACTCCTTCACCCGCCTGGACAGCgtcacccagcacagccccggCTCCCCTGGCTACAACTTCAG GCACGCACGGTACTACCGTGGGCACAACGGCACCGAGCTGCGCACCCTCACCAAGGCCTTCGGCATCCGCTTTGATGTGTTGGTGTATGGCAAC gctgGGAAATTCGGCATTGTGCCCACCCTCATCAACACGGTGGCTGCCTTCACCTCCATCGGCGTG GGCACGGTGCTGTGCGACATCATCCTGCTCAACTTCCTGAAGGGCGCCGAGCACTACAAGGCCCGCAAGTTTGAGGAG GTGCCAGAGGCCAGCGTGCCCCCAGCCTCCAGCAGTCCCTCAGGCTGTGCCCCAGGAGCCCTGGGGGACCAGAGCCGGGAGAAGCAGTCCACTGACTCGGGCACCTTCTCCCTGGGCCTCTAG
- the TNKS1BP1 gene encoding 182 kDa tankyrase-1-binding protein, with amino-acid sequence MASQPQSLHPPLPCASGGTGLAAGSSEKGSPRPKPPVRPKPRVLPKPAVPAKPCLPHPPPAPRHSRPELPSAEKINRLAGPQPYSGGGSGVVLRRPSFTIKSPETPNGKGLPSPPVFTPEDSCSTPSDEVPLAPSTPSRKGPAPFKVTPVPVATKLERFPGTTVEEILAKMDSKEALGSPDRARLSPFCPDSSSRFGSKTFTAFRRRPSGEADGDSPGEARQLLQQAEGELGTGGDRCPMVEMSISSPAGVSCAGEPCGLWRPPSPPDLSSLQLGPPGSPRSPACPPPGAPFQPAEPSAAAPGSPDAPPELLAPGSPTMAPESSKSPSQPPTEELLATSIQAPGAPSSVAEPWLGASRSPGSPHTPSEGSPTPASPSTLGAPQLSPRATCPPGSPESATEPSPSPSPPPELPTRASCPPGSPGGPDDSPVSSRTPEGPSFSPPPSNRDSELRRSSEGVLQPPPSEGQGMGLLGGLLGALPQPGDPPAEHLLSSESSWSLSQSFEWTFPTRGARGLPSPPRSPIQEAADSGLSEDESDREGAATGSHGDSGDADGPGFAVTGSWGAEGAPCPGGPVAQQESESSEEEEEEEAELDSTELHIVEPSLDPDEPDPPIKAAPPDPAPTEADASCEPADDPPASLQGLGGPGQDEGSSKGPDAHADPRWLTELLASPRARASGRDPLKAEEQEGLLGWSRKDLCSEFGIGRSQQAGAFDWSHKAVARQGDWPGEMEQDQKFRTNSSRNNSCGISDMNQQDRAFGAAERDWSSNYKGTELMGDTRLGSSDWSKSHGAGESCLQDQDFSKPTWGTGYGLDSAGSREEVSSGKAEWGSPYSVGHGQQQDKELSSRQPGWAGKYGSGDLEAHGEDASPVWSSEYGTGDADIKDREVTPGDWASKYSSRDAETKDKDFTLGWAGRSSTGDAGTLDKEFCSSRSAWDSKYNTRDMDSQDREFSPSRPAWSGEYSTQDMESQDREFSPSRPAESSEYSSRDMEIQDREFSPSRPACAEEHSTSDMESQNGEFSTSRPTWHSEYSSRDMESQDREFSPSRPACTDEYSTSNTETQDRELNPSRLTWHGEYSSRDTESQDREFSTSRPTWHSEYSSRDMESQDREFSPSRPACTDEYSTRDMETQDREFSPSRPAEASEYSARDAETQDRELKSNKPAWDDEYITKNMESQDREFGPSRSVWASDYGSVNTTKGEFSSSRLSWAGECSIGQTELANAFGVRKNLPGLSASSRPGQESSWGSTDQSESGTRDWAEELRLGGAEHQNQFGIIGTERVSDSSSTAVSADSLMSWADKMRSEVPQESRQPLGDWHGDLSFSTSGVTGKADEGEPGQMAWGEGLTAVGSSAQPQQAKVEEPGWSQDLEEAGWSEELREAEARRQEWASAFGARCAARSQDFSTGEQSLGGDDRSADRSPENIHLSDSSPPLGDDAVTEPAAAEPLWGESSAPLPRTDPMELQDLPELAAAPLPREAAGETPETGSGEAPSDNPDGKRPVSWEEKSASQPEGLLELSGQDFTFLEDTEVLDSTMYRSKANLGRKRRHRAPVLRLGATSEGDSWIFQDSTEPRPARAAASSDEEAAEEPKSRRVRASPSGKGVKVPLFPGLTTSALKAKLRGRNRSVEEGASPMDSKATPTKDPHVQRSKSCKIPGLSGKPLVLPPKPEKSSGSDASPPHWLQALKLKKKKS; translated from the exons ATGGCCTCCCAGCCCCAGTCCCTGCACCCCCCGCTGCCCTGTGCCTCTGGGGGGACCGGACTGGCggctggcagctctgagaaag GCAGTCCTCGTCCCAAGCCTCCTGTCCGGCCCAAGCCCCGTGTGCTGCCCAAGCCAGCCGTGCCTGCCAAACCCTGCCTGCCTCACCCCCCACCAGCACCACGGCATTCTCGTCCTGAGCTGCCCTCAGCAGAGAAGATAAACCGCCTAGCAGGACCCCAGCCGTACAGCGGGGGTGGCTCTGGGGTGGTGCTCAGACGCCCCTCTTTCACCATCAAGTCACCTGAGACCCCCAATGGGAAGGGGCTCCCATCCCCACCAGTTTTCACTCCTGAGGACTCGTGTTCGACCCCCAGTGATGAGGTGCCCCTGGCCCCATCGACGCCTTCCCGCAAAGGTCCAGCTCCCTTTAAGGTGACACCAGTACCTGTGGCAACCAAGCTGGAGCGATTTCCAGGCACCACCGTGGAGGAGATTCTGGCCAAAATGGACAGCAAGGAGGCTCTGGGAAGCCCTGACCGGGCCCGACTCTCTCCCTTTTGCCCCGATTCTTCCTCTCGCTTTGGATCCAAGACCTTCACCGCCTTCCGGAGGCGCCCTAGTGGGGAGGCAGATGGAGACTCCCCTGGTGAAGCCCgccagctgctccagcaggctgagggagagcTGGGGACAGGGGGTGACAGATGCCCGATGGTTGAGATGAG CATCTCCTCCCCAGCTGGCGTGAGCTGTGCCGGGGAACCCTGTGGACTCTGGAGGCCACCATCTCCCCCTGAC ctctcctctctCCAGCTTGGACCCCCTGGCTCCCCAAGATCCCCTGCTTGTCCACCCCCAGgagctcctttccagcctgCTGAGCCTTCTGCCGCAGCCCCCGGCTCCCCTGATGCCcccccagagctgctggcccCTGGCTCCCCGACCATGGCCCCTGAATCCTCCAAATCTCCATCTCAGCCTCCGACTGAGGAGCTCTTGGCCACTTCCATCCAAGCTCCAGGCGCTCCCTCATCTGTGGCTGAACCCTGGCTTGGTGCCTCCCGCTCCCCAGGCTCCCCACACACTCCCAGCGAGGGATCTCCCACTCCTGCCAGCCCCTCCACACTGGGTGCACCCCAGCTGTCCCCGAGAGCCACCTGTCCCCCCGGCTCTCCCGAGTCTGCCACCGAGCCATCGCCTTCCCCGAGCCCGCCCCCTGAGCTCCCTACTAGAGCTTCTTGCCCTCCAGGCTCCCCTGGGGGTCCTGATGACTCCCCTGTGTCCTCTCGGACTCCTGAAGGTCCCAGTTTCAGCCCTCCTCCATCTAACAGAGACTCAGAGCTGCGGCGCTCATCAGAGGGGGTGCTGCAACCCCCTCCCAGCGAAGGGCAGGGCATGGGATTGCTGGGGGGCTTGCTTGGTGCTCTGCCCCAGCCTGGGGACCCGCCAGCAGAGCACTTGCTGAGCAGCGAGTCTAGTTGGAGCCTTTCCCAGTCCTTTGAGTGGACGTTCCCCACCCGGGGGGCGAGGGGTTTGCCATCCCCACCCAGATCCCCCATCCAGGAGGCAGCTGACTCAGGGCTGTCTGAGGATGAGTCGGACAGGGAGGGTGCAGCTACTGGATCCCATGGGGACAGCGGGGACGCAGATGGGCCTGGCTTTGCAGTGACCGgcagctggggagcagagggggcTCCATGCCCAGGGGGTCCTGTGGCTCAGCAAGAATCTGAGAGCtctgaagaggaggaggaagaagaggcagAGCTGGACAGCACCGAGCTCCACATAGTGGAGCCCAGCTTGGACCCAGATGAACCTGATCCCCCCATCAAGGCTGCCCCACCAGATCCAGCCCCCACCGAAGCTGACGCCTCCTGCGAGCCAGCAGATGACCCTCCTGCAAGCCTGCAGGGCCTCGGAGGGCCAGGCCAGGATGAAGGCTCCTCAAAGGGCCCTGATGCCCATGCTGACCCAcgctggctgacagagctgctggcaTCACCTAGGGCTCGTGCGTCAGGACGTGACCCTCTGAAGGctgaggagcaggag GGTCTGCTTGGCTGGTCACGGAAGGACCTGTGCAGTGAATTCGGTATTGGGAGATCTCAGCAGGCTGGTGCTTTTGACTGGAGCCATAAGGCTGTGGCCAGACAGGGGGACTGGCCTGGTGAGATGGAGCAGGATCAAAAGTTCAGGACCAACTCAAGCAGGAACAACAGTTGTGGCATCAGTGATATGAACCAGCAGGATAGAGCCTTTGGTGCTGCTGAGAGGGACTGGAGCAGCAATTACAAAGGGACAGAACTGATGGGTGATACGAGGCTTGGCAGCAGTGACTGGTCCAAATCTCATGGCGCGGGGGAAAGCTGCCTGCAGGATCAAGACTTCAGCAAACCCACATGGGGTACTGGGTATGGCTTGgacagtgcaggcagcagagaggaggTCAGCTCCGGGAAGGCTGAATGGGGCAGTCCCTACAGTGTGGGACACggccagcagcaggacaaagAGCTGAGCTCCAGGCAGCCTGGCTGGGCTGGCAAGTATGGCTCTGGGGACCTGGAGGCCCATGGTGAGGATGCTTCACCTGTGTGGTCTAGTGAGTATGGCACCGGTGATGCAGACATCAAGGACAGGGAGGTCACCCCTGGTGACTGGGCCAGTAAATACAGTAGCAGGGATGCTGAGACCAAGGACAAGGATTTTACTCTAGGCTGGGCTGGCAGATCCAGCACTGGGGATGCTGGGACCCTGGACAAGGAGTTTtgctccagcaggtcagcctgGGACAGCAAATACAATACCAGAGACATGGACAGCCAGGACAGGGAATTCAGCCCCAGCAGaccagcctggtctggtgaaTACAGCACCCAAGACATGGAGAGCCAAGACAGAGAGTTCAGCCCCAGCAGACCGGCTGAGTCCAGTGAATACAGCAGCAGGGACATGGAGATCCAGGACAGGGAGTTCAGTCCCAGCAGGCCAGCCTGTGCTGAAGAACACAGCACCAGTGATATGGAGAGCCAGAATGGGGAGTTCAGCACCAGCAGACCTACCTGGCACAGTGAGTACAGCAGCAGGGACATGGAGAGCCAGGATAGGGAGTTCAGCCCCAGCAGACCAGCCTGCACTGATGAATACAGCACCAGCAACACGGAGACCCAGGACAGGGAGCTCAATCCCAGCAGACTCACCTGGCACGGTGAGTACAGCAGCAGGGACACTGAGAGCCAGGACAGGGAGTTCAGCACCAGCAGACCTACCTGGCACAGTGAGTACAGCAGCAGAGACATGGAGAGCCAGGATAGGGAGTTCAGCCCCAGCAGACCAGCGTGTACTGATGAATACAGCACCAGGGATATGGAGACCCAGGACAGGGAGTTCAGCCCCAGCAGACCAGCTGAAGCCAGCGAATACAGTGCCAGAGATGCGGAGACCCAAGACAGGGAGCTCAAATCCAACAAACCAGCCTGGGATGATGAATACATCACCAAGAACATGGAGAGCCAGGACAGGGAGTTCGGTCCCAGCAGGTCAGTCTGGGCCAGTGATTATGGCTCTGTGAACACCACAAAGGGAGAGTTTAGTTCTAGCAGACTGAGCTGGGCTGGTGAGTGCAGCATTGGCCAAACTGAACTGGCTAATGCTTTTGGTGTCAGAAAAAACTTGCCTGGCTTGAGTGCCTCCAGTCGTCCAGGCCAGGAGTCCAGCTGGGGCAGCACTGACCAGTCGGAGAGTGGCACCAGGGACTGGGCTGAAGAGCTGCGCCTTGGAGGAGCTGAACACCAAAATCAGTTTGGCATCATTGGGACAGAGCGAGTGTCAGattcctccagcactgcagtgtcAGCAGACAGCCTGATGTCCTGGGCAGACAAAATGAGGTCTGAGGTCCCACAGGAGTCCCGGCAGCCCCTGGGAGACTGGCACGGTGATCTCTCCTTCAGCACCTCAGGTGTTACTGGTAAAGCCGACGAGGGTGAACCAGGCCAAATGGCCTGGGGTGAGGGTCTGACAGCtgtgggcagctctgcccagccccagcaggcCAAGGTGGAGGAACCAGGCTGGAGCCAGGACCTGGAGGAAGCTGGCTGGAGTGAGGAGCTGCGTGAGGCTGAGGCCAGGCGCCAAGAGTGGGCCAGTGCCTTTGGGGCCCGCTGTGCTGCCAGGAGCCAGGACTTCAGTActggggagcagagcctgggagGTGATGACCGTTCAGCAGACAG AAGCCCTGAAAACATCCATCTCTCAGACTCCAGCCCACCACTGGGTGATGATGCTGTGactgagcctgcagctgctgagccccTCTGGGGTGAATCGTCTGCCCCGCTGCCAAGAACAGACCCCATGGAGCTACAGGACCTGCctgagctggctgctgcccctctgccaCGAGAGGCTGCTGGTGAGACCCCAGAAACAGGGAGCGGAGAGGCCCCTTCGGACAACCCAGATGGGAAGAGACCGGTGAGCTGGGAAGAAAAGAGTGCCTCACAGCCTGAGGGACTTCTGGAACTCTCTGGTCAGGATTTCACCTTTCTTGAG GACACAGAGGTTCTGGACAGTACCATGTACCGCAGCAAGGCCAACCTGGGCCGCAAACGGAGGCACCGAGCACCTGTTCTCCGCCTTGGGGCTACTTCAGAAGGAGACAGCTGGATCTTCCAGGACTCCACAG agccccgtccagcccgtgcagcagcatcctccgatgaagaggcagcagaagaaccCAAGAGCCGGCGGGTGCGAGCATCCCCATCAGGCAAGGGTGTCAAGGTGCCACTCTTCCCTGGCCTTACCACATCTGCCCTCAAG GCCAAGCTGAGAGGCCGAAACCGCTCCGTCGAGGAAGGAGCATCACCAATGGACAGCAAGGCAACCCCCACAAAGGATCCCCATGTGCAGCGCTCCAAATCCTGCAAGATCCCTGGCCTGAGTGGGAAACCCCTGGTGTTGCCCCCTAAGCCTGAGAAGTCTTCAGG GTCAGACGCCTCCCCGCCTCACTGGCTGCAAGCGctgaagctgaaaaagaagaaatcgTGA
- the SSRP1 gene encoding FACT complex subunit SSRP1 — MADTLEFNEIYQEVKGSMNDGRLRLSRQGVIFKNSKTGKVDNIQASELAEGVWRRVALGHGLKLLTKNGHVYKYDGFRESEFDKLSDFFKAHYRLELAEKDLCVKGWNWGTVRFGGQLLSFDIGEQPVFEIPLSNVSQCTTGKNEVTLEFHQNDDAEVSLMEVRFYVPPTQEDGVDPVEAFAQNVLSKADVIQATGDAICIFRELQCLTPRGRYDIRIYPTFLHLHGKTFDYKIPYTTVLRLFLLPHKDQRQMFFVISLDPPIKQGQTRYHFLILLFSKDEDISLTLNMNEEEVEKRFEGRLTKNMSGSLYEMVSRVMKALVNRKITVPGNFQGHSGAQCITCSYKASSGLLYPLERGFIYVHKPPVHIRFDEISFVNFARGTTTTRSFDFEIETKQGTQYTFSSIEREEYGKLFDFVNAKKLNIKNRGLKEGMKQSYDEYADSDEDQHDAYLERMKEEGKIREENANDSSDGSGEETDESFNPGEEDDDVAEEFDSNASASSSSGDGDSDRGEKKPAKKAKIVKDRKPRKKQVESKKGKDPNAPKRPMSAYMLWLNANREKIKSDHPGISITDLSKKAGELWKAMSKEKKEEWDRKAEDAKRDYEKAMKEYSVGNKSESSKMERSKKKKKKQEKQMKGKVEKKGAASKSSSSTKSSAKNMSESFKSKEFVSSDESSSAESKKEDSEDERGASPAPSSEDSASGSD, encoded by the exons ATGGCTGACACACTGGAGTTCAACGAGATCTACCAGGAGGTGAAGGGATCCATG AACGATGGCCGGCTGCGGCTGAGCCGACAGGGCGTCATCTTCAAGAACAGCAAGACGGGGAAGGTGGACAACATCCAGGCCTCGGAGTTGGCAGAGGGTGTGTGGCGGCGTGTGGCGCTCGGTCACGGCCTCAAGCTTCTCACCAAGAACGGCCATGTCTACAAATACGATGGTTTCCGGGAATCG GAGTTTGATAAGCTCTCAGATTTCTTCAAGGCACACTATCgcctggagctggctgagaaggACCTGTGTGTGAAGGGTTGGAACTGGGGCACAGTGAGGTTTGGAG GGCAGCTTCTCTCCTTTGACATCGGGGAGCAGCCGGTGTTTGAGATCCCCCTCAGCAACGTCTCCCAGTGCACGACGGGCAAGAACGAAGTGACGCTGGAGTTCCACCAGAATGATGACGCTGAGGTCTCGCTCATGGAGGTTCGCTTCTACGTGCCGCCTACCCAGGAGGATGGTGTTGACCCTGTGGAG GCCTTTGCTCAGAATGTCCTCTCCAAGGCGGATGTGATCCAGGCAACTGGTGATGCCATCTGCATCTTCCGGGAGCTGCAGTGTTTGACGCCTCGCGGGCGATACGACATCCGCATCTACCCCACCTTCCTGCACCTCCACGGCAAGACCTTTGACTACAAAATCCCCTATACCACTGTGCTGCGCCTCTTCCTGCTCCCACACAAGGACCAACGGCAGATGTTCTTTGTG aTTAGCCTGGATCCCCCGATAAAGCAGGGCCAGACCCGCTACCACTTCCTTATCCTGCTTTTCTCAAAGGATGAAGACATCTCACTGACCCTCAACATGAATGA GGAAGAGGTGGAGAAACGCTTTGAGGGGCGGCTCACCAAGAACATGTCAGGCTCCCTCTACGAGATGGTCAGCCGGGTTATGAAGGCACTGGTGAACCGCAAGATCACTGTGCCTGGCAATTTCCAGGG ACATTCTGGAGCCCAGTGCATCACCTGCTCCTACAAGGCCAGCTCAGGACTTCTCTACCCACTGGAGCGTGGTTTCATCTACGTTCACAAGCCGCCAGTACACATCCGCTTTGATGAGATCTCCTTCGTCAACTTTGCCCGTGGGACCACCACCACCCGCTCCTTTGACTTTGAGATCGAGACCAAGCAGGGCACACAGTACACCTTCAGCAGCATAGAGAG GGAGGAGTACGGGAAGCTCTTTGATTTCGTCAATGCCAAGAAACTGAACATCAAGAACCGAGGCCTCAAGGAG GGTATGAAGCAGAGCTATGACGAATATGCCGACTCTGATGAGGACCAGCATGATGCCTACCTGGAGAGGATGAAGGAGGAGGGCAAGATCCGGGAAGAGAACGCCAACGATAGCAGCGATGGGTCTGGAGAGGAGACCG ATGAGTCATTCAACCCTGGGGAAGAGGATGACGATGTGGCTGAAGA GTTTGACAGCAATGCCTCAGCCAGCTCCTCCAGTGGGGACGGTGACAGTGACCGAGGTGAGAAGAAGccagccaagaaggccaagaTTGTCAAAGACCGCAAGCCCCGCAAGAAGCAGGTGGAG AGCAAGAAAGGCAAAGACCCCAATGCGCCCAAGAGACCCATGTCAGCTTACATGCTTTGGCTGAATGCCAACCGTGAGAAGATCAAGTCAGACCATCCTGGTATCAGCATCACAGACTTGTCCAAGAAGGCTGGGGAGCTCTGGAAAGCCATGTctaaggagaagaaagag GAATGGGATCGCAAGGCAGAAGATGCCAAGAGGGATTATGAGAAGGCCATGAAGGAGTACAGCGTGGGCAATAAGTCAGAGAGCTCCAAGAT GGAGAGGtctaaaaaaaagaagaagaagcaggagAAACAGATGAAGGGGAAAGTGGAGAAGAAGGGTGCTGCCTCCAAGTCTTCATCCTCCACCAAGAGTTCTGCCAAGAATATGAGTGAGAGCTTCAAGAGCAAGGAATTTGTCTCCAGCGATGAGAGCTCTTCTGCAGAGAGCAAGAAGGAG GACTCAGAGGATGAGAGAGGCGCCAGCCCGGCCCCAAGCTCAGAGGATTCCGCATCCGGCTCGGATTAG
- the LOC140252420 gene encoding eosinophil granule major basic protein 1-like, which yields MQPGVLLVLTLLSMASALHPAPWHTMKVPAGREEGSRKHFVVVKSCRTYRSAQRYCQDIYRGQLASVHSTSTNDVLRKLAATYTYSSVWIGAVTTCKNGSWKTCWEDLSPWNYANWARGQPHRLFSTCTVLSPRDGLWRSKACFWLRPFICQY from the exons ATGCAGCCTGGCGTGCTCCTTGTCCTGACTCTGCTCAGCATGGCCTCTGCCCTCCACCCTG CCCCCTGGCACACCATGAAGGTACctgcaggcagagaggaggGCAGCAGGAAGCACTTTGTAGTGGTGAAGTCATGTCGCACCTACAGGAGTGCCCAG CGCTACTGCCAGGACATATACAGGGGACAGCTGGCCTCGGTGCACAGCACATCCACTAACGACGTGCTGAGGAAGCTGGCAGCCACCTACACCTACTCCAGCGTCTGGATTGGGGCAGTCACCACCTGCAAG AATGGGTCGTGGAAGACGTGCTGGGAGGACCTGAGCCCCTGGAACTATGCAAACTGGGCCAGAGGGCAGCCCCATCGACTGTTCAGTACCTGCACTGTGCTCAGCCCCAGAG ATGGGCTCTGGAGAAGTAAAGCCTGCTTCTGGCTGCGCCCCTTCATCTGTCAGTACTGA
- the P2RX3 gene encoding P2X purinoceptor 3 isoform X2, protein MPPPRPQSSCLADFFSYETTKSVVVKSWVVGVVNRVVQLLILSYFIGWVFLHEKAYQVRDTVIESSVVTKVKGIGKYGNRVLDTADYVTPPQGTSVFVVVTKQILTENQEQGVCPESEATYRCASNRDCQGKGRTTGSGRCIPYNVTLRTCEIRGWCPPEVDTVDVPVMLEAENFTLFIKNSVRFPLFGFEKANLPPQVSAGELQRCRFHPEQQPLCPILRLGDVARFAGQDFASLAATGGVLGIKIGWVCDLDRAWELCLPRYSFTRLDSVTQHSPGSPGYNFRHARYYRGHNGTELRTLTKAFGIRFDVLVYGNAGKFGIVPTLINTVAAFTSIGVGTVLCDIILLNFLKGAEHYKARKFEEVPEASVPPASSSPSGCAPGALGDQSREKQSTDSGTFSLGL, encoded by the exons ATGCCCCCCCCGCGCCCCCAGTCCAGCTGCCTGGCTGATTTCTTCTCCTACGAGACCACCAAGTCGGTGGTGGTGAAGAGCTGGGTGGTGGGCGTCGTCAACCGGGTCGTGCAGCTCCTCATCCTCTCCTACTTCATCGG CTGGGTGTTCCTGCATGAGAAGGCCTACCAGGTGCGGGACACTGTCATCGAGTCCTCGGTGGTGACCAAAGTGAAGGGCATCGGGAAGTATGGCAACCGCGTCCTGGACACAGCTGACTACGTCACCCCCCCACAG GGCACCTCGGTGTTCGTGGTGGTCACCAAGCAGATCCTGACGGAGAATCAAGAGCAGGGCGTCTGCCCAGAG AGTGAAGCCACATACCGGTGTGCGTCCAACCGTGACTGTCAGGGGAAGGGCCGCACCACAGGCAGTG GACGCTGCATCCCCTACAATGTGACCCTGCGCACCTGTGAGATCCGGGGCTGGTGCCCACCCGAGGTGGACACTGTCGATGT ccctgtgaTGCTGGAGGCCGAAAACTTCACCCTCTTCATCAAGAACAGCGTCCGCTTCCCACTGTTTGGCTTCGAGAA ggcCAACCTGCCCCCCCAGGTCAGCGCAGGAGAGCTGCAGCGCTGCCGCTTCCATCCCGAGCAGCAGCCGCTGTGCCCCATCCTGCGGCTGGGTGATGTGGCACGCTTCGCCGGGCAGGACTTTGCCTCGCTGGCTGCCACC GGCGGGGTGCTGGGCATCAAGATCGGCTGGGTGTGCGACCTGGACCGCGCCTGGGAGCTGTGCCTGCCCCGCTACTCCTTCACCCGCCTGGACAGCgtcacccagcacagccccggCTCCCCTGGCTACAACTTCAG GCACGCACGGTACTACCGTGGGCACAACGGCACCGAGCTGCGCACCCTCACCAAGGCCTTCGGCATCCGCTTTGATGTGTTGGTGTATGGCAAC gctgGGAAATTCGGCATTGTGCCCACCCTCATCAACACGGTGGCTGCCTTCACCTCCATCGGCGTG GGCACGGTGCTGTGCGACATCATCCTGCTCAACTTCCTGAAGGGCGCCGAGCACTACAAGGCCCGCAAGTTTGAGGAG GTGCCAGAGGCCAGCGTGCCCCCAGCCTCCAGCAGTCCCTCAGGCTGTGCCCCAGGAGCCCTGGGGGACCAGAGCCGGGAGAAGCAGTCCACTGACTCGGGCACCTTCTCCCTGGGCCTCTAG